The Methanococcus voltae genomic sequence TAGGGCACATTTTTTCATTTGTCGTTGCTGCCATGAAGCTGTATTTAGGGTTTGTGTATCCTACTTTACTTCCTGATGCTACAATACCGCCAGGGAATGGAGTAATTGTTTTTTCTACATTGTAAATTGCGTCAACAGCTACTTCTGCTGCGTTCAATGCTGACATGTTTGAGTCTGCCATAATGAAGAAGTTTCCACCAGCTACTCCTTTTTTAATACCTAATTTACTTTCGATTTTAAAGTCTCCACCCATAATTGGTACTGAGTAAATAACTTTTCCTTCTTCTGTTTTTTCTTTTGTTTCGTATCCATCGCCGAAGAATTTTAATTTAAAACCTACTTTTAATTGCTCTTCTGCGTCTTCACCCATTGCGTCGTAAACTGCTGTTGTTGGTGCAGTTAAAACACATTGCCCTAATCTTTCTAATAATTGGTGTTCTAAGCCTGATTTTTTAGGGTGGCAGATTTCTACGATGTATCCAGGTCTTCCATCTGGTGTTTCTGTAGGTGCTACGTATTTTTCAATACCTGCTTCTGCAGGGCACATAATTACTGAACAAGCGAAACCTGTTGCTTCTGTTGCTGCAACTTTTGCTAATCTTTCGGTTGCCGCAGTTATCAAAATTCT encodes the following:
- the fhcD gene encoding formylmethanofuran--tetrahydromethanopterin N-formyltransferase, yielding MELNGVAIDNTFAEGFPIWTSRILITAATERLAKVAATEATGFACSVIMCPAEAGIEKYVAPTETPDGRPGYIVEICHPKKSGLEHQLLERLGQCVLTAPTTAVYDAMGEDAEEQLKVGFKLKFFGDGYETKEKTEEGKVIYSVPIMGGDFKIESKLGIKKGVAGGNFFIMADSNMSALNAAEVAVDAIYNVEKTITPFPGGIVASGSKVGYTNPKYSFMAATTNEKMCPTLKDSVESSIPAEINGVYEIVIDGVDEEAVKAAMKAGIAAATKIPGVKQITAGNYGGKLGKYQIQLQELF